The sequence acattcagcccttgtatatcaacggggaacgggtggagagggtggcggaattcaggtttttgggagtaactatcgatcagggcatgacttggagcgcaaataccactgctctggtgaagaaggcccagcagagaatttatttcctcagacttttgaagaagaacaatctgagtgagagactgctggtgtccttctaccgaggctccatagagagcattcttacatactgtatttgtgcttggttctccagttgtacagctagggagaggaaggtgctccagaaggtcataaccacagcccaaaggattattggtcatcctctcccatctttggaagaactgtatggttcccgttgtcttaggaaagcaaacaacatcctgcaggattcatctcacccgggacacagtctgtttgcactactgccttctggcaggagatatagaaacatcaagtcaaggacaaatagactgaaaaacagtttctatccaagagctgtggcctttttgaatgctgtaactcgatagtgtgacctgggagtttgatgggtgttggtgtgggtgtggctggaatgtggtttgtttggttgttgttgttgttttgcttttgttgtttttaagggatggcatccaatttcgttgcacttgtgcaatgttgcacttgtgtaatgacaataaagaatctattctattctattctattctattctattctttaaTGATGACTCAAACCACTTGTCTGTCAGTCTTCTCTGGTTGTGGCTCTgtagggcttcaggcaggggtctggcctagtcctgcctggagatgctggggactgaacatgggaattttgcatgtacagtggtacctcgggttacatacacttcaggttacagactccaccaacccagaaatagtacatcgggtaagaactttgcttcaggatgagaacagaaatcgtgctccggcggtgcggcagcagcaggaggccccattagctaaagtggtgcttcaggttaagaacagtttcaggttaagaacggacctccagaacgaattaagtacttaacccgaggtaccactgtaaagcatgtgttctgccactgagccacagccctcccCTATCATTCTGATTTCTAAGATGCATTAAAGGGCAGCTTTGAAGCTGACAAGACCAAACACACAGTTTAGAAGGCTGTGCCATAAATGAGTTGCTATGGATTTTTCAGTTGCTTTGTTTTCGGCTGTGGGTCGGTTCCCTCTCTGTCTAGGAAGAGACGTATAAAGAGGGTTGGATATGGATTACAGTATATATGTTAGTAGAATTTTCATGCAGTAGAAACTCTAAACTCAATGATAAAAAGCAAATGCTTTTTGTGATGTTCTATAATGGTTTTCTGTAGCCTATCTTGGGTCATGATTGAACTAAACATCAAAGATAATTGGTTTAAATAAGGAACATTTTCCAGGGGGGTAGTCATGttagtctgctgctgctgctgcaacaacaacaacaaaaagacttgtggcaccttaaagatgtaATACCTTTTATTACAGCAAAACGTTTCATGGGGTGTAATCTTCAGGTATGGGCAACAAATGTAAGGATGGAAGTGAACTGCAATGGAATACAAAAAGTACAGTCTGACAATTCAACTAGAGCTTGAATGTATGCAAAATGAGGAACGTTTAATCCATGCCAAAATGCTCCAGCTTGGTTTCAGTGGTCCTCAGCAAGGTTCATGGTTCGTAATGAGAAGCACAGGGTCTTCTGCAAAACAACTTTATGCTCTCTCCCATTCATTATTGCTCCTGTTATTTGTGGGTAAGCTCTCACTGCCATACTTTTAAAAAGCTGATTGTATTTCCTCTACCTTTGCAATCCGTCTTCCTTTAATGCATAGATTTGTTCAAAAAATCTATCAATAGATTGACCTTCTCACCATGACCATTTCCAATGAAGACCTTCCAAAGGATTTGTCCTGATAGGACAGTATcaaatttaaaaatgtatatacacATAGCAGTGCGGCCTCTGTATACCGTGAACCTGTGCTTTAATTATACCAACAGAAAAATCTGAAATGATCAATAAAATAATGAATTAATAAAAGATAACTGCTAGATGTGATTTAATCAGAGAGAAAGTGCAAAAAGCAGGTATCAGGAGTTGGTCAGCAATACATCACACAGAATAAGTGAAATCTTTCTTAGAAGAAACAAGGTCTGCTCAGGCCCAATGGGCACAGCAAATCTACTTGGTAGATCTTGcctctatgaggcagttgtgggactgaaggtccctgcctccccccagctgcctaagtctcttcctctcccacaatTTGAGACTGTGCTGGTGTGCCTGCCTTTGCTTCTCCCCCTTCATCCTTCTTCTAGTCCTGGGAGGTCAGGGAAGAAGGTAGCTTGTCACACCAAGAGCAGGGGAactcctggcttcttcaccagcctgactcatctctgcctctctggCCTCCCCTCTTGCTTCCGATTCTGATTCTGCAcgtctctctgccacagactcttcctgctcactaaaccctgttacatcTTCAGCTTCAGacacatcctcttcccaggcttctccctctgtctactcatcatcatcccaccaccaagccctaggctctgagcaTTAGTTCCTTGGGGGTTTCCTAGCTTGtaccttccaccattcctctgtgtccaaccaacCCATGACAcagagagatggggagagagatGTGTATATGGACAAAGGGATCATTTATGGACAATCCCTGAGGCTGCATATACTGTTCAGCTTTTTCTGAATGATTGCTGGTTCTGGAAGGACAGTGGCAGCAAGGGAGGAGtagggaggagaaagtgggaaccTGACTTCTGGGATGCCCTTCTCTCTCAGCGAGTAATCATGCTGGTGTGGCCCAGCACTTTCTCTGCTAGGTTGTCATATGTTCAACACAACAGTCAGTACAAAGGCCTTTTCCCTCCCCTGCCTGGATGCTGATGCAGCAATACAGTCCTCTGGGCTATCATCACCCTCCAGCATCAGCTCAATACATACATCAAGGAACACCAGGGCTATGGGACAGAGCTTCACCCTTCTGCTCATCTTTCTGGGCGTGCAGGTTGTGGCAGGAGCCTTCAAAATCTGTGCTTTCAACATACGCAGTTTTGGAAGAGCCAAGGCAGCAAACCGGAGGGTCATGGGAGCTCTCGTCCAGGTGAGTTTGTGATTGATTTGGACCAAGGGCAATGGTGATAACAGTGCTTCATTACTTTAATGAGCAATTCTTGCTCTCAGCCCTGCTCAGAAACCATGAACTGTATTCCTAACCCTAGAGATCTGGGGGCAGCTGTGGTTATGGCAGAGGTAAAAACACTGTGGATGGCAGGCTGCAAATGTATTCCTGCTACAATGATAagcaaatagaatcatagaattaataGGGACCTGAAGGGtagtctagtccaaccctctgcaatgcagcaatctcaactaaagcatccatagcaGATGACCATAAGCAAATAGCAGGGAGAAAAATGTACCAGCTACTCCACAAGCTGGGAGATTTAAGACCATGTAACAAAAATGAATTCTGAGCCGGAGGTCTTTCAGTTGAGGCAGTCTGACAAGCAGCTAAGTTCAAAGGCCTGCTCTAGCCTGTATTAAATATGGGTTTAATTGCAAACTTAGGAATTTTAGGAGCATGTATCTCATAACTATAGGGCTcaagctcagtgatagagcatctgccttgcatgcaaaaggtcccatgttcaaatcTTGGCATTGCTAAGACTGTTGTCTGAAACCTggaaagctgctaccagtcagtgtagatactAAGCAAAATAGTTCAGTGTCTGGCTTGGTAGAAGGCATCTGTCTAATACAAGTCATACAGCAACCCCTTGTTTTTAAGCAAAGGGATGTGTGCTTTTGACAAACATTGGCTCACTTGATTTTTTTATAATGTCAATGCAATGTGTAGAAACCACACATTGGTCAGCTTCACCCTGACTGGAGTGCTGAAGCAATTCCTAATTCATCTCTAGGCAAGACCTGAAAACCTTTGCATGGAATCTTAgagacagaattgtagagttggaagggatcctgagggtcatctagtccaaccccctgcaatgcagaaatctcagctaaagctctctgcttaaaaacctccaaggaaggagaattcacCACCTTCTtatggagtccattccactgacaaacagctcttactgtcagaaagttatttttgatgtttagtcagaatctcctttcttataacttgaagccatcacTTTGGGTTCTATCCTCaacagcagaagaaaacaagtttgctccatcttctatgtgacatcCCTTTGGAGTCGGTTATcatagtctcctcttttccagtctaaacatacccaactcccacaACCGTTCCACATAAGTCTTGGTTCCCAGGGCCTTGTCCATCCCCACCATGTCAACGTCCCCGGTCACCGCATGCTAAGGCAGTGATATGAACAAATGCTGCATCTGGTTACCTTTGATCATTCTTTCCAATATGTTTACTTAAGAGTTTGGCGAGATTTTGTGAGATCTGGCAGATGTTGATGCTGCTTCTCCACCAGGGCAGAGGTGGAAGGGCTGCTGCTTCACTCTGCTCACGAGTGGAGGGGGCCTGGTGCCTACATTCCTTTCTGTTACTAATTAATTCATCCAAGACGTCAATggatttccccatcacttcctGCACCACAAACTGgttactgttgtttttaaaaagcaggcaaCAAAGCACTCTAATCCACTATGAAGTTCTGTAGAACAGTGGCAATGCGGAAGCAACCAGGACcaagagaaagggggaaacatGTGTGACAGTGACAATGCCCAGAGCACCTCATTGCCCTGACCACCCACTCTTCTCCCACTGCCAGATCCTCTCTCGCTGTGATATTTCTGCCATCCAAGAGGTGCGGGACTCCAGGGGTGCAGCTATTCAGACGTTGCTGCGGGAGCTGAACAGGTAGTACCAGCAGAGGCTGCTAATCGTAGACATAGTCAAAACATGCAGTAGAAGGAGGGGGTATAATCTGAATGGTACAATTTCAGGTTACAGGTGGTGTGGGGAGATCGCACAGttagtttatttttattcacatggagatttcttttttttattgtggGGGAGCATTCTAACAAGGCTTCCCCCCATTGCTCCATTCTTCATCTGAGGATCCATTCTGTTATCAGGCAAAGTGGCATCTTGAACTCTTTCTCCCTGGCAGGTATGACCCCTCTCATCACTACAGccgcctggagagcaagaggctgGGGCGAGGCAGCTACAAGGAGCAGAATGTCTTTGTGTATCGGTAATGTCTGGGGGAGCTGGGAACATGACTATATCAGAGCCCCAGGAACCAAAATCCAACTCTGGCCTATATATGCATGTATATCCTCTTCCAAGATAGTGTTTTACAGGGGTGGCCATTTTGTTACCCACGGTGAAGGACAAAATGATACCTGCCTTCCTCAATTTCAATCACCAAAGCTGAGCAGTGTgagaatttatttattacttatttcagTAATAAACACCCAAGTCACTAGGCAGTAAGGCTAAAAAGATACAGTGAATATGAAATCAGTTAAAActaaccaaaaaataaaaaacgtagctaaaatgcctgctgatttttaaagaaagaaaacattttcacTAGATGTCAAaacttcaaggggggggggctaccTGATCTCAGCTGTGGTTTCCACAGAAATGGATCCACAGTACTGAACATACAATATGTGCTAGAAGCTGTCCAGAATGGTTAGGtgaggtataacaacaacaacaatttccttgcactgctgttcccctcctgcccacccacctAGCTATGGCATCTACCAGCTGAGGCAGCCACTTCACTGCCTAACGGTAGGGCCAATTCTGGTATTTTAATTGCCAATCAATTATAACACATTTTAACAATATGCATTTCCATATTTGCTACCCACCCTTCCTCCAGAACTATTTTTTAGCCTCAGAAAAATGTATTTGGGCAAACAGGGGTATGAGACAATAATTTTACAGTGAACTTTGTTTTGGCTGAGCAGCGATTTCAGTCTGGATTTGCCACATATAAAGCTGGACTTAAGTGTCCATCCACTACTCCACACCTGCTCATTAGTGTTGGGTCTCGCAGCTCTGGTTTGTAGTTGGTGAACCAAGGCCTGGATCTCCTGAGGATATAAACCTGTGTTTGGGCTGAGACTTTGGCCTGCTGACAGAGGCTTACCTGATTTAATCATAATAATGACCCCTTCACAAAGACAGATTGCAAATCGGGGTGAAAGGGAGTATCAGGGTGCTgacatctattttttttttaaaaaaaggatagaggaacatTCAGTCATGAGAGCTTCCACTTGCAGGCTCTGTATTGGAACAAAACCAGACACAGGTTTACTTTATCTTCCCTCTGATGCCTACTTTTTTGTCCTTGACAGAATGGATGTTGTGTCAGTTACTGATTGGTGCCAGTTTGGGGATGAGGATGACAGAGATTACAAGGCATTTGCCCGGGGGCCCTTTGCCGCTCGCTTTCACTCTCCATGCACAGGTAACACCCAGTTTCTCCACACAGAGGTCTAAATTGTTCTGGATACTTGTCCACAGATTCTTGGTGATCCAGGAGCTGTTACCTCCAAGGCAGTTATGGAAGATTACCTCGGTTTTAGGACTGAAAGCCTGGCATTTCTTATGGACATTTCTtatggtctgttcttaacctgaaactgttcttaacctgaagcaccacttcagctaataggGTTtcctgccgccgtgcgatttctgttctcatcctgaagcaaagttcttaaccccaggtactatttctgggttagcggagtctgtaacctgaagcgtatgtaacctgaagcgtatgtaacccgaggtaccactgtatagccttagTTGGAGTGTTCAGTGGTGCTTAGGGTAGATGAGGAAACAGAGGAAATTGAATGTATTGAGAAGCTGAGGAAAAGGAGCTAGCTCTTGTtaactgtgcatgtgtgtgtaaaaacagcCACTAAGAGGAAAGATTAGGGAGATCAGTAGCGAAACCTCTCCCATCATCTGAACTGCTGTCTTCCACCCCACAGCTATCCTAGACTTTGTGCTACTTTTACACCACACCAGTCCTCGGGAAGCTGCCCATGAGCTTGATCTGCTGTTTGGAGTGTGCACAGAACTGATGCAACGGTGGAAAACTGAGGTATATTATGGGGGCAGGAGATGTTGTAAACTCAGCAGGTCACTAAGAAcataaaagccctgctggatcagaagacccatctagtccaacatcttgttctcacagtggctgaccagatgtgtAATAGGGCATTCTCCTGGTCCCGATTCCCAGAAACTAGTTTTCAGAGGCATGCCACCTCCCCTAGTGGAGATGCTACTCACATACAACCCTTTCCTTGTGATCTGAATAGAATGTGATGCTGCTGGGAGATCTGAATGCTGCTGGTGCCTACATCCCAGCAAGTGCTTGGGCTGGGATCCGCCTGCGCAATCACCTTGCTTTCCACTGGCTCATTGGTGACGGAGAGGACACCACAGTCAGTCACCGGACCTGCTGTGCCTACGACAGGTACCAGAGGACACTTTTCAGCTCCACTCACCCATTCTCAACATGCTTCCCCTTATTCCCAAAAGCAATCCAGTATTTGCCAGCCTTTCAAGCAAGCATGCCAGACAGAAAGTAAGCCCTGAGGAGATTGTGTCACTTACAGTGTATACCATATGCCCTTTTTTGGTGTGGTTTTGCTTCTGGTCTGTTGAGCTGGAGAGCAGACAACACTATAGGCAGAGACTACTCCTGATCTGTGCCATAGCCAGGCCAAGAACTTAAGAGCTAACCTGGCACACTAGACTCCTGCTTTGTGTCACGTAAACTGACCATGCTTTTTTTGTTGGGGGCAGAGCAGAGACCCATCACACTCCACTTTTGTACTCTGTCCTCCCATGCTAGGATTATAGTCCATGGAGAAGAGCTGCTTGGCGCCATTGTACCCAGATCTGCCAAGCCTTTCAACTTCACACAAGCACTCGGACTATCGGAGGAAGAGGTGGGTGTAATTGGGCTCCTTTCTTAACTGGCTGCTAGTTTGAATATGATGTAGAGACCTGAATAACCCACACCATTTCATTCCTACAGGCCCTAGCAATCAGCGACCACTATCCTGTAGAGGTGAATCTTCGGCTTGCTCCGAAAGCCCAGCGGGAGCTCTAAACCGTCAACCATCCTTCTGGCTATAGAAGCAAGGGCAATGGCAGGGCAAAAAGAGACTTCTCTGACTATTCCATTCAGCAAGACCCGTCAAGGGCAGCAGTGGAACTGCCATACAGTAAAAGCAGTCCAATGCACATACACTTCCCCCGCTCTGCACCTTGCCTCCAGCATGAAAGCCAAGATGACAGAAGCGCCCCATCTACGTTGTAGCTAGTGCTTGCAAGCCTACATGCAGGCCTATCCAGGTGTGCCACAAAATTCATCACCCAAGCTTAGGGCTGGGTGAATGGTAAATATCCTACATGGGTCATAGGCATTAGGCGCAGCATTCAGCTTCCTTAGAAACTacagtttttaaagaagtatCTTTCTTTCATTCAGTTGTCATCTATATCCCATCCTTTAACCCCAGAAACTCCCAACATTGTTTATCCTAGATAATCCAATTTTTGTTTCGGTTGAACCAACCAACCCTGACGAAGCAGGATACTGCCTCAgtaacacacacaacacaactgTGGTTCTGCAGTGCAGGGCAATATTAGTAATAGAGGATAAGCTGTCTGAAATGGCCCCCTTCCCAATCTGCTCTGAATTACAAGGCAACCTTTTCCTGCATACTTTGCCCTGGTAGTCTTACAGGTTTTTTTGCCCCATCCTTAGGAATGCTTATGGGAGACCAGCCTGAGGGATTAGCTACTGTGAGAATTGTCTTGTGTGACACTGACAAAGGTTTACAGATGTTCaaattcattacagtggtaccttgggttaagtacttaatttgttacggaggtccatacttaacctgaaactgttcttaacctgaagcaccactttagctaatggggcctcctgctgccgccgtagcacgatttctgttctcatcctgaagcactatttctgggttagcggagtctgtaacctgaagcgtatgtaacccaaggtaccactgtactatgttcaCTTGTTTCCAGAAGAGGGTGAAcgtatgtttgatgttttatcaaacCCACAGTAACATTAATGTAACAGTAAATACAGCAGCTCAATAGACATTTTTTATTTCCATTCATCTTCCTTCAAGAATTTAGGAAAGCAGCTTGTGGATAACCACCAAGCACTTATGCTGCATGCAATGCACGCCACTTGTCCAGAGGGCCTCTGTTGGGGATGTATTTCACTCCACAGCCATCAGGGATAAGGCGCTTCTCAGCCACCATGTCCTCAAACTCATCAGCATTGAATTTGGTGAAGCCCCATTTCTTGGAAATGTGGATCTAGGTGAGAGAGAAGACATCAGAAGCTTGCCTCAGACTTCCCAGCTATTATGCATTTACTACTGAGTATCAGCCTGTCTTTGTTAGAGAGCTGAGAAGCAACACAACATGTCAACTGGCCTGTCCCTCCATACCAACTTAGTCAGTCACTGTAGATGAAAGTCATATGACAAAGTTCATTCTGGGCAAAAGGTTGCAAGAGCACCAAACTAAAGCTTATGATCTCACTAGCTATACTGAGAGATTTATCTTGTTTTGCACCCTATCTTTAGCGGTGCAACGGCTGTATACTTCTGCACTGACAGTATTCTTCCCTCACCAATAAACGCATTACCTTCTGGCGACCAGGGAACTTGAACTTGGCTCTGCGCAGTGCTTCAATGACATGTTCCTTGTTCTGCACCTTGGTACGGATGGACATGATGACCTGGCCAATATGCACACGGGCCACAGTGCCCTGAGGCTTACCAAAGGCTCCACGCATTCCTGTCTGGAGTCTAATAAGAAACCAAAACCAAATCTTAGGGTGTTATCCTCAAGGACTATACCACGCTGCTACACCCACCACCAGTTAAGCCCTCTTGACAAATGTAGAAGCCAAGAGCTTCAGCCAGTCATGCACCTCACCAGGACTCAAGTGTTCCCAGGGTCCCTTAAGGTGCACTGTACAAGGAACAGAGCACGTACACAACCAAGGGAGTTACTGTGTGCAGTCAGTGCACACCACCCCCCGATAGCAGCAGGGGCTGGTCGGCTTAATTGACTGCAAGGTCAATTTTAACACCAGAACTGGGTCTCTACCCATTCCTCACCTATCAGCTCCAGCACATGACAACATCTTGTTGATGCGGATGACATGGAAGGGGTGCAGGCGCACACGGATGTGAAATCCATCCTTACCACAACTTTTCACCATGTATTTGTTGGCACAGATACGGGCGGCCTCTAGAGCTGCAGAAAGAGAGACAGGGTGAATGGGACAGACCATTGAAGCACAGCAAAATGAGTGGTTTGAGTGGTCTTTTGGTGCTCTGTACCTTCTGATGAAAGCTGCTCATATTCATCTGACACCATGTGCCCACAGAGTGGGAACTCATCAACCTTGGCCTTCTTCCTGCCCAGGTCAAAAATCCTGATCTTGGGATCTGAAGAATAGAAAGTAATATTATCAGCCAGTTCACTAAAACTCGGATTTCCTAACAGGCCAAATTAGGTGCAATCCACTCTGACCAGGCAATTAAGTCTCATCAGGCTATCCTGTTGGATTAAATTCTACATTCCTATCTGAATGCATGAAGTTCAATTTAACAGTTCATcaggcaaaaataaatatattaacttACCAGGAACACCTCTACAGAAACGGGATTTGGGGTAAGGCTTGTTCTTGCAGTATCGATAACTAGAAGAAAAAGACAGATAAGGTAgtcagaaacaattttttgaaattaaAGTCACAACTGCTGAATATGTTAaaccagaaatggggaacctATAGCCTTGCATAGGTTGTTGAACTACGGCTCCCATCAACCCTTGCCTCTGGTCATTCACATCTGATTGGGGGTTGGTGGGTTAGAAACTGGTCCAAGATGCAGTCCCAGGTATTAGCCTTTTAAACCAATTTACTAGCCTAATGGAGTTTAGCAGTGGAAGGATGAAGAGCTCCAACCTTCCTTCAGCAGCTCATTGCATGTCTATGCTGGGCAAACATAAGGAACAGAATCCTCCTTCCATGTTGCTAGTCTGCTCACTTGCCACATTCAATTTCTTGCTGCTCTATGGCTACCAAGCAAGTGCTAAATTAGAAATATGTCTCATACAATTAATAAAGAGCATGTAGACACTTATCTGTATTTATTGGCTTTTATTTTCATACTAGTACTGTTTCTTAACAGTAAGGGAAGTTCTGTGAACCCAATAACTTCTACTTTCCCTATACATTTGGCTGACAGATCTGGCTCCCATCCCGAGATCAATAGTAATTTCTGCAGCAATGTTTACCTCAAAGTTACACCATGGTTTGGACAA is a genomic window of Podarcis muralis chromosome 17, rPodMur119.hap1.1, whole genome shotgun sequence containing:
- the RPL10 gene encoding large ribosomal subunit protein uL16, which produces MGRRPARCYRYCKNKPYPKSRFCRGVPDPKIRIFDLGRKKAKVDEFPLCGHMVSDEYEQLSSEALEAARICANKYMVKSCGKDGFHIRVRLHPFHVIRINKMLSCAGADRLQTGMRGAFGKPQGTVARVHIGQVIMSIRTKVQNKEHVIEALRRAKFKFPGRQKIHISKKWGFTKFNADEFEDMVAEKRLIPDGCGVKYIPNRGPLDKWRALHAA
- the LOC114587467 gene encoding deoxyribonuclease-1-like translates to MFNTTVSTKAFSLPCLDADAAIQSSGLSSPSSISSIHTSRNTRAMGQSFTLLLIFLGVQVVAGAFKICAFNIRSFGRAKAANRRVMGALVQILSRCDISAIQEVRDSRGAAIQTLLRELNRYDPSHHYSRLESKRLGRGSYKEQNVFVYRMDVVSVTDWCQFGDEDDRDYKAFARGPFAARFHSPCTAILDFVLLLHHTSPREAAHELDLLFGVCTELMQRWKTENVMLLGDLNAAGAYIPASAWAGIRLRNHLAFHWLIGDGEDTTVSHRTCCAYDRIIVHGEELLGAIVPRSAKPFNFTQALGLSEEEALAISDHYPVEVNLRLAPKAQREL